One stretch of Enterobacter sp. RHBSTW-00994 DNA includes these proteins:
- the mepM gene encoding murein DD-endopeptidase MepM: protein MQQIARSVALAFNNMPRPHRVMLGSLTVLTLAVAVWRPYVYHPHSAPIVKTIELEKNEIRSLLPEASEPIDQAAQEDEAIPQDELDDKTSSEAGMHEYVVSTGDTLSSILNQYGIDMGDISQLAAADKDIRNLKIGQQLSWTLTADGDLQRLTWEVSRRETRTYDRTENGFKMSSEVQQGDWVNNVLKGTVGASFVASARDAGLTSAEISSVIRAMQWQMDFRKLKKGDEFSVLMSREMLDGKREQSQLVGVRLRSDGKDYYAIRAEDGKFYDRNGTGLAKGFLRFPTSKQFRVSSNFNPRRLNPVTGRVAPHRGVDFAMPQGTPVLAVGDGEVVMAKRSGAAGYYVAVRHGRTYTTRYMHLRKLLVQPGQKVKRGDRIALSGNTGRSTGPHLHYEVWINQQAVNPLTAKLPRTEGLTGKDRTDYLAQVKEVAPQLRFD, encoded by the coding sequence GTGCAACAGATAGCCCGCTCTGTCGCTCTGGCATTTAATAACATGCCACGACCCCACCGCGTCATGCTGGGGTCGCTTACTGTACTTACCTTAGCGGTCGCCGTCTGGCGGCCCTATGTGTACCATCCACATTCTGCCCCTATCGTTAAAACCATCGAACTTGAGAAGAACGAGATCCGTTCTTTGTTACCAGAAGCCAGTGAACCGATCGATCAGGCTGCACAGGAAGACGAAGCCATCCCGCAAGATGAGTTAGACGATAAAACCTCGTCTGAAGCGGGTATGCATGAATATGTCGTCTCCACAGGCGATACGCTCAGTAGCATTCTTAATCAGTATGGCATTGATATGGGTGATATCAGCCAGCTTGCGGCAGCAGATAAAGACATTCGAAACCTGAAGATTGGTCAGCAACTTTCATGGACACTGACTGCGGATGGTGATTTACAGCGCCTGACGTGGGAAGTCTCTCGTCGCGAAACCCGTACCTACGATCGTACTGAAAACGGTTTCAAAATGAGCAGTGAAGTTCAGCAAGGCGATTGGGTTAATAACGTCCTGAAAGGAACAGTCGGTGCAAGCTTTGTGGCCAGTGCACGTGATGCTGGTCTCACCAGTGCGGAGATCAGTTCTGTGATCAGGGCCATGCAGTGGCAGATGGATTTCAGGAAACTCAAAAAAGGTGATGAGTTCTCGGTGCTGATGTCCCGCGAAATGCTTGACGGTAAGCGTGAGCAGAGCCAACTGGTCGGTGTGCGTCTGCGTTCTGATGGTAAGGATTACTACGCCATTCGTGCTGAAGATGGTAAGTTCTACGACCGCAACGGTACAGGGCTTGCGAAAGGCTTCCTGCGTTTCCCGACGTCCAAGCAATTCCGCGTCTCGTCTAACTTTAACCCGCGTCGCCTGAACCCGGTGACAGGGCGAGTTGCTCCACACCGTGGTGTCGACTTTGCGATGCCACAGGGTACGCCAGTGCTGGCTGTCGGTGACGGTGAAGTCGTGATGGCTAAACGCAGTGGCGCTGCCGGGTATTATGTGGCTGTTCGCCACGGACGCACCTACACCACTCGCTACATGCATCTGCGTAAATTGCTGGTACAGCCAGGGCAGAAAGTGAAACGCGGCGATCGTATTGCCCTTTCGGGTAACACTGGACGTTCTACCGGTCCACATCTGCATTATGAAGTGTGGATCAACCAGCAGGCAGTGAACCCGCTGACGGCGAAACTGCCGCGCACTGAGGGGCTGACCGGGAAAGATCGCACGGACTACCTGGCGCAGGTAAAAGAGGTCGCA
- the znuA gene encoding zinc ABC transporter substrate-binding protein ZnuA, with amino-acid sequence MLHKNTLLFAALSAALWGTTAQDVNAAVVASLKPLGFIASAIADGVTETQVLLPDGASEHDYSLRPSDVKRLQNADLVVWIGPEMEAFMQKSAKQVPAQKQVTIAELPGVKPLLMKGADDDGDEHDHDHATGEKGDDHHHHGEYNMHLWLSPEIARLSAVAIHDKLVELMPQSRARLDANLKDFEAQLAATDKQVGNELAPLKGKGYFVFHDAYGYYEKHYGLTPLGHFTVNPEIQPGAQRLHEIRTQLVEQKATCVFAEPQFRPAVVEAVARGTSVRMGTLDPLGTPVKLGKESYSQFLSQLANQYASCLKGD; translated from the coding sequence ATGTTACATAAAAATACGCTTCTTTTCGCAGCATTATCCGCTGCCCTTTGGGGTACAACAGCACAAGATGTTAACGCCGCCGTTGTCGCTTCGCTTAAGCCATTAGGATTCATTGCCTCAGCCATTGCGGACGGGGTAACGGAGACACAAGTCTTACTGCCTGATGGGGCTTCAGAACATGATTACTCTCTGCGTCCTTCGGATGTAAAACGCTTACAGAACGCGGACTTAGTTGTATGGATTGGCCCTGAGATGGAAGCCTTCATGCAAAAGTCGGCCAAGCAGGTTCCTGCGCAAAAACAGGTAACTATTGCTGAGCTGCCAGGTGTGAAACCGTTGCTCATGAAAGGGGCTGATGACGATGGTGACGAACATGACCATGACCATGCCACAGGCGAAAAAGGTGACGACCATCACCATCATGGCGAGTACAACATGCATCTTTGGCTTTCGCCAGAGATAGCGCGGCTCTCGGCGGTTGCAATCCACGACAAATTAGTGGAACTTATGCCGCAAAGTCGAGCCAGACTTGACGCCAACCTGAAGGATTTTGAGGCACAATTAGCCGCAACCGATAAGCAGGTTGGTAACGAGCTCGCACCATTGAAAGGTAAAGGATATTTCGTTTTTCATGACGCCTATGGCTACTACGAAAAACACTACGGCTTGACCCCGCTTGGTCACTTCACCGTCAATCCTGAAATTCAGCCCGGTGCGCAGCGTTTACATGAGATCAGAACACAGTTGGTTGAGCAAAAAGCGACGTGCGTTTTTGCTGAGCCACAGTTCAGGCCAGCGGTCGTGGAAGCCGTGGCCAGGGGAACTTCCGTGCGCATGGGAACCCTGGACCCGCTTGGAACCCCTGTTAAGTTGGGCAAAGAGAGCTATTCACAGTTTCTCAGCCAACTGGCGAACCAGTATGCGAGCTGCCTGAAAGGAGATTAA
- the znuB gene encoding zinc ABC transporter permease subunit ZnuB: MIELLLPGWLAGIMLACAAGPLGSFVVWRRMSYFGDTLAHASLLGVAFGLLLDVNPFYAVIVVTLLLAAGLVWLEKRPHLAIDTLLGIMAHSALSLGLVVVSLMSNIRVDLMAYLFGDLLAVTPEDLISIAIGVVVVLGILFWQWRNLLAMTVSPDLAFVDGVKLQRVKLLLMLVTALTIGVAMKFVGALIITSLLIIPAATARRFARTPEQMAGVAVIIGMIAVTGGLTFSAFYDTPAGPSVVLSAALLFILSMMKKTAS; encoded by the coding sequence ATGATTGAACTGTTACTTCCCGGCTGGCTGGCCGGAATTATGCTGGCCTGCGCGGCTGGACCGTTAGGCTCTTTTGTCGTCTGGCGCAGAATGTCCTACTTTGGTGATACCTTAGCCCACGCTTCTCTGCTCGGTGTGGCCTTTGGCCTGCTGTTGGATGTAAATCCTTTCTACGCCGTCATTGTTGTAACTCTGCTGCTGGCTGCAGGTCTGGTGTGGCTTGAAAAACGCCCTCACCTCGCAATTGATACGCTGCTTGGCATCATGGCACACAGTGCCCTCTCACTGGGTCTGGTGGTGGTCAGTCTGATGTCTAACATCCGCGTCGATCTGATGGCCTACCTGTTCGGCGACCTGTTGGCTGTCACACCAGAAGACCTGATCTCCATCGCCATTGGTGTTGTTGTGGTACTGGGCATTTTATTCTGGCAGTGGCGCAATTTGCTGGCGATGACCGTTAGCCCGGATCTCGCGTTTGTCGATGGTGTTAAACTGCAGCGCGTGAAACTACTGCTGATGCTGGTCACGGCGTTAACCATTGGTGTGGCAATGAAGTTTGTTGGTGCATTGATTATTACATCTCTGCTGATCATCCCTGCGGCAACAGCGCGTCGCTTTGCCAGAACACCGGAGCAAATGGCGGGAGTCGCGGTCATTATCGGTATGATTGCGGTCACTGGGGGGTTAACCTTCTCGGCGTTCTACGATACGCCAGCGGGCCCGTCAGTGGTGCTGTCCGCGGCGCTGCTGTTTATTCTGAGTATGATGAAGAAAACCGCAAGTTAA
- the ruvA gene encoding Holliday junction branch migration protein RuvA, producing MIGRLRGIIIEKQPPLVLLETGGVGYEVHMPMTCFYELPDAGKEAIVFTHFVVREDAQLLYGFNNKQERTLFRELIKTNGVGPKLALAILSGMSAQQFVNAVEREDPVALIKLPGIGKKTAERLIVEMKDRFKGLHGDLFTPAADLVLTSPDSPASDDAEQEAVAALVALGYKPQEASRMVSKVAKPDASSETLIREALRAAL from the coding sequence GTGATAGGCAGACTCAGAGGCATCATCATTGAAAAACAACCCCCGTTAGTACTGCTTGAAACGGGAGGCGTGGGCTATGAAGTACACATGCCAATGACCTGTTTCTATGAGCTTCCTGATGCCGGAAAAGAAGCCATTGTTTTCACCCATTTTGTCGTGCGTGAAGATGCACAACTGTTGTATGGGTTTAACAATAAACAGGAACGCACCCTGTTCCGTGAACTGATTAAAACCAATGGCGTGGGGCCGAAACTGGCGCTGGCGATTTTATCCGGCATGTCGGCTCAGCAGTTTGTTAACGCCGTTGAGCGTGAAGATCCTGTGGCATTGATTAAACTTCCTGGTATCGGGAAAAAGACGGCGGAACGTCTGATTGTCGAAATGAAAGATCGCTTTAAAGGTCTGCATGGCGATCTCTTTACGCCGGCAGCCGATCTGGTGCTGACCTCTCCTGATTCTCCGGCATCTGATGATGCTGAACAGGAAGCGGTTGCTGCACTGGTGGCACTGGGCTACAAGCCTCAGGAAGCCAGCCGTATGGTCAGCAAGGTTGCCAAACCGGATGCCAGCAGTGAAACCCTGATCCGCGAAGCGCTGCGCGCCGCATTGTGA
- the ruvC gene encoding crossover junction endodeoxyribonuclease RuvC: MSIILGIDPGSRVTGYGVIRQVGRQLTYLGSGCIRTKVDDLPSRLKLIYAGVSEIITQFQPDYFAIEQVFMAKNADSALKLGQARGVAIVAAVNQDLPVFEYAARQVKQTVVGIGSAEKSQVQHMVRTLLKLPANPQADAADALAIAITHCHVSQNAMQMSESRLNLARGRLR; the protein is encoded by the coding sequence ATGTCGATAATCCTCGGGATTGACCCTGGCTCACGCGTCACTGGCTATGGCGTCATCCGTCAGGTTGGACGCCAGCTAACCTACCTTGGTAGTGGTTGTATTCGCACCAAAGTCGATGATTTGCCGTCACGGCTGAAGCTCATTTATGCAGGTGTGTCGGAAATCATTACTCAGTTTCAGCCAGACTATTTTGCCATTGAGCAGGTCTTTATGGCGAAAAACGCCGATTCGGCGCTGAAACTGGGTCAGGCTCGTGGGGTGGCGATTGTCGCGGCAGTGAACCAGGATCTTCCGGTGTTCGAATATGCCGCACGTCAGGTGAAGCAGACGGTCGTGGGGATTGGTAGTGCAGAGAAAAGTCAGGTACAGCACATGGTGCGCACCTTGCTGAAGCTGCCGGCTAACCCACAGGCTGATGCCGCCGATGCGCTGGCAATTGCGATAACTCACTGCCATGTCAGCCAAAATGCGATGCAGATGAGTGAGTCGCGGCTCAATCTGGCACGAGGCAGGTTACGATAA
- a CDS encoding YebC/PmpR family DNA-binding transcriptional regulator has product MAGHSKWANTKHRKAAQDAKRGKIFTKIIRELVTAARLGGGDAASNPRLRAAIDKALSNNMTRDTLNRAIARGVGGDDDANMETIIYEGYGPGGTAVMVECLSDNRNRTVAEVRHAFTKTGGNLGTDGSVAYLFSKKGVISFEKGDEDVIMEAALEAGAEDVVTFDDGAIDVYTAWEEMGAVRDALEAAGLKADNAEVSMIPSTKADMDAETAPKLLRLIDMLEDCDDVQEVYHNGEISDEVAATL; this is encoded by the coding sequence ATGGCAGGTCATAGTAAGTGGGCCAACACCAAACACCGCAAAGCGGCACAGGATGCTAAACGCGGTAAAATTTTTACTAAAATCATTCGTGAGCTGGTAACCGCAGCGCGTCTGGGTGGCGGCGATGCCGCTTCAAACCCACGTCTGCGTGCAGCGATTGATAAAGCGCTGTCTAACAACATGACGCGTGACACCCTGAACCGTGCTATTGCGCGTGGTGTTGGCGGTGATGACGACGCGAACATGGAAACCATCATTTATGAAGGTTACGGCCCTGGCGGTACTGCAGTGATGGTTGAATGCTTGTCTGACAACCGTAACCGTACCGTTGCGGAAGTGCGTCATGCGTTCACCAAAACCGGCGGTAATCTGGGAACTGATGGTTCAGTTGCTTACCTGTTCAGCAAAAAAGGCGTCATCTCCTTCGAGAAAGGCGACGAAGATGTGATCATGGAAGCGGCGCTGGAAGCCGGTGCTGAAGACGTTGTAACCTTCGACGACGGTGCGATTGACGTTTATACCGCATGGGAAGAGATGGGCGCTGTACGTGATGCGCTGGAAGCTGCTGGTCTGAAAGCGGATAACGCAGAAGTCTCGATGATTCCGTCAACCAAAGCGGATATGGATGCAGAGACTGCGCCAAAACTGCTGCGTCTGATCGACATGCTTGAAGACTGCGACGACGTGCAGGAAGTGTATCACAACGGTGAAATCTCGGATGAGGTTGCGGCGACTCTCTGA
- a CDS encoding hydrolase translates to MLTFDATKTALVVIDLQEGILPFAGGPHTAGNVVDRAARLAEKCRRVGAPVVLVRVGWSEDFAEALKQPVDAQAPAHALPANWWAYPEKLGKCDSDIEVTKRQWGAFYGTDLELQLRRRGIDTIILCGISTNIGVESTARNAWELGFNLVIAEDACSAASADQHKGSMTNIFPRIGRVRSTEEIVSAL, encoded by the coding sequence ATGTTGACATTTGATGCCACTAAAACTGCCCTTGTCGTGATTGATTTACAGGAAGGGATACTGCCCTTTGCCGGTGGCCCTCATACCGCAGGGAATGTGGTCGACCGTGCTGCCCGCCTGGCAGAAAAATGTCGTCGTGTTGGCGCTCCGGTTGTCCTGGTCCGTGTAGGTTGGTCTGAAGACTTCGCTGAAGCATTAAAACAGCCCGTCGATGCGCAAGCGCCTGCTCACGCACTGCCTGCTAACTGGTGGGCTTATCCAGAAAAACTGGGTAAATGCGACAGCGATATTGAGGTAACAAAGCGTCAGTGGGGCGCATTCTACGGAACCGATCTCGAATTACAGCTGCGCCGCCGTGGCATTGACACCATCATTCTGTGTGGGATCTCCACCAACATCGGCGTGGAATCTACCGCCCGCAACGCCTGGGAACTGGGCTTTAACCTGGTGATTGCAGAAGATGCATGCAGCGCGGCATCGGCTGACCAGCATAAGGGCAGCATGACAAACATCTTCCCGCGCATTGGGCGTGTACGCAGCACAGAAGAGATCGTAAGCGCGTTATGA
- the znuC gene encoding zinc ABC transporter ATP-binding protein ZnuC yields MTTLVSLENISVSFGQRRVLSDVSLDLKPGKILTLLGPNGAGKSTLVRVVLGLVTPDTGVIKRDGKLRIGYVPQKLHLDATLPLTVSRFLRLRPGTRKDDVLPALKRVQAGHLMDAPLQKLSGGETQRVLLARALLSQPQLLVLDEPTQGVDVNGQVALYDLIDQLRRELDCAVLMVSHDLHLVMAKTDEVLCLNHHICCSGTPEVVSMHPEFISMFGSRGAEQLGIYRHNHNHRHDLQGRIVLRRGNGHS; encoded by the coding sequence ATGACGACTTTGGTTTCTCTCGAAAATATTTCGGTGTCATTCGGTCAGCGCCGCGTCCTCTCTGACGTCTCGCTGGATCTGAAACCCGGCAAAATTTTAACGCTGCTTGGCCCTAATGGGGCAGGTAAATCGACACTGGTGCGCGTGGTTCTTGGGCTGGTAACACCTGACACGGGTGTTATCAAGCGCGATGGCAAGTTACGCATTGGCTACGTGCCGCAAAAATTACACCTGGATGCGACCCTGCCGCTAACGGTCAGCCGTTTTCTGCGGTTGCGCCCCGGTACGCGTAAAGATGACGTGCTTCCCGCGTTAAAACGTGTTCAGGCAGGACATCTGATGGATGCCCCCCTACAGAAGCTTTCGGGTGGCGAAACACAGCGAGTGTTACTCGCGCGGGCACTGTTGAGCCAGCCCCAGTTGCTGGTACTTGATGAACCGACTCAAGGGGTTGACGTCAACGGCCAGGTTGCGCTGTACGATTTAATCGACCAACTGCGGCGTGAACTTGATTGTGCGGTACTGATGGTCTCTCACGATCTGCATCTGGTGATGGCAAAAACAGATGAAGTTCTGTGCCTTAACCACCATATTTGCTGCTCTGGCACGCCAGAAGTGGTCTCAATGCATCCTGAATTTATCTCTATGTTCGGCTCCCGTGGGGCCGAACAGTTGGGTATTTATCGTCATAACCATAATCACCGCCATGATTTGCAAGGACGAATTGTGCTGCGTCGGGGCAATGGACACTCATGA
- the ruvB gene encoding Holliday junction branch migration DNA helicase RuvB produces MIEADRLVSAASNTPEDVVDRAIRPKLLDEYIGQPQVRSQMEIFIQAAKLRGDALDHLLIFGPPGLGKTTLANIVANEMGVNLRTTSGPVLEKAGDLAAMLTNLEPHDVLFIDEIHRLSPVVEEVLYPAMEDYQLDIMIGEGPAARSIKIDLPPFTLIGATTRAGSLTSPLRDRFGIVQRLEFYQVPDLQHIVSRSARYMGLEMSDEGAFEVAKRSRGTPRIANRLLRRVRDFAEVKHDGTISVEIASQALDMLNVDAEGFDYMDRKLLLAVLDKFFGGPVGLDNLAAAIGEERETIEDVLEPYLIQQGFLQRTPRGRMATVRAWNHFGITPPEMP; encoded by the coding sequence ATGATTGAAGCAGACCGCCTGGTCTCTGCCGCCAGTAACACGCCAGAAGATGTCGTGGATCGTGCGATTCGCCCAAAGCTGCTTGATGAGTATATTGGCCAGCCGCAGGTTCGTTCGCAGATGGAAATCTTCATCCAGGCGGCAAAACTGCGTGGCGATGCGCTCGATCACCTGCTCATTTTTGGCCCGCCAGGTCTGGGTAAAACGACGCTTGCTAATATTGTCGCCAATGAAATGGGCGTCAATCTGCGTACTACATCAGGCCCGGTACTGGAGAAAGCCGGTGACCTGGCGGCGATGCTCACCAACCTTGAGCCTCATGACGTGTTGTTCATCGATGAAATCCACCGTTTGTCACCTGTTGTTGAAGAGGTGCTCTATCCGGCAATGGAAGATTACCAACTGGATATCATGATTGGCGAAGGTCCTGCTGCGCGCTCGATTAAAATCGATCTCCCGCCGTTTACGCTGATTGGCGCAACAACGCGCGCGGGCTCTTTGACCTCTCCCTTGCGCGATCGTTTTGGGATTGTGCAACGCCTGGAGTTCTATCAGGTTCCTGATCTTCAGCACATTGTCAGCCGTAGCGCACGCTATATGGGGCTGGAAATGAGTGATGAAGGGGCATTCGAAGTGGCTAAACGCTCTCGTGGAACACCGCGTATTGCAAACCGTTTGCTGCGCCGCGTGCGTGATTTTGCAGAGGTGAAACACGATGGCACAATCTCGGTGGAGATTGCGTCTCAGGCACTGGATATGTTGAATGTGGATGCCGAAGGTTTCGATTATATGGACCGCAAGTTACTGCTGGCGGTGCTGGATAAATTCTTTGGCGGTCCGGTGGGGCTCGATAACCTGGCAGCCGCTATCGGTGAAGAGCGCGAAACCATTGAAGATGTGCTTGAACCCTATTTGATCCAGCAGGGTTTTTTACAACGTACGCCACGTGGGCGTATGGCGACAGTCCGGGCCTGGAATCATTTCGGGATCACCCCACCAGAGATGCCTTAG
- the nudB gene encoding dihydroneopterin triphosphate diphosphatase, whose translation MQYKRPISVLVVIYAQDTKRVLMLQRCDDPDFWQSVTGSLEEGETALQAAVREVKEEVTIDVALEQLTLKDCQRTVEFEIFSHLRHRYAPGIDRNTESWFCLALPHEREIVFTEHLTYRWVDAADAAALTKSWSNRQAIEEFVINVN comes from the coding sequence ATGCAATATAAGCGCCCCATTTCTGTCTTAGTCGTTATCTATGCCCAGGACACGAAACGGGTGCTGATGTTGCAGCGATGCGATGACCCTGATTTTTGGCAGTCGGTTACCGGCAGTCTGGAAGAGGGGGAAACCGCATTGCAGGCTGCCGTGCGTGAAGTAAAGGAAGAGGTCACTATCGATGTTGCTCTTGAGCAACTGACCCTGAAGGACTGTCAGCGCACGGTGGAGTTTGAAATTTTTAGCCATTTACGCCATCGCTATGCGCCGGGCATCGACCGTAATACGGAATCCTGGTTCTGTCTTGCGCTTCCCCACGAACGGGAGATCGTGTTCACTGAACATTTGACCTACCGCTGGGTAGATGCGGCGGATGCCGCCGCACTGACCAAGTCGTGGAGCAATCGGCAGGCGATTGAAGAATTTGTAATTAATGTTAATTAA
- the aspS gene encoding aspartate--tRNA ligase — translation MRTEYCGQLRQSHVGQQVTLCGWVNRRRDLGSLIFIDMRDREGIVQVFFDPDRADALKLASELRNEFCIQVTGTVRARDEKNINAEMATGAIEVLASDLTIINRAEALPLDSNHVNTEEARLKYRYLDLRRPEMAQRLKTRAKITSLVRRFMDDHGFLDIETPMLTKATPEGARDYLVPSRVHKGKFYALPQSPQLFKQLLMMSGFDRYYQIVKCFRDEDLRADRQPEFTQIDVETSFMTAEQVREVMEALVRGLWNDVKGVELGDFPIMTFAEAERRYGSDKPDLRNPMELVDVADLVKSVEFAVFSGPANDPKGRVAALRVPSGAALSRKQIDDYGNFIKIYGAKGLAYIKVTERAKGLDGITSPVAKFLNVEIVEAILERTGAQDGDMIFFGADNKKVVADAMGALRLKLGKDLNLTDETKWAPLWVIDFPMFEEDGEGGLTAMHHPFTSPKDMTAAELKAAPEDAVANAYDMVINGYEVGGGSVRIHSGEMQQTVFGILGINETEQREKFGFLLDALKYGTPPHAGLAFGLDRLTMLLTGTDNIRDVIAFPKTTAAACLMTEAPSFANPASLTELGIQVLPKVSKEISENE, via the coding sequence ATGCGTACAGAATATTGCGGGCAGCTGCGTCAGTCCCATGTCGGACAGCAAGTTACCTTGTGTGGTTGGGTCAACCGTCGTCGTGATCTTGGTAGCCTTATTTTCATCGATATGCGCGACCGTGAAGGTATCGTTCAGGTGTTCTTCGATCCGGATCGCGCGGATGCATTGAAGCTGGCTTCTGAACTGCGTAATGAATTCTGCATCCAGGTGACCGGTACGGTGCGCGCGCGTGATGAGAAGAACATCAACGCTGAAATGGCGACTGGCGCAATCGAAGTACTGGCCTCCGATCTGACGATCATCAACCGCGCAGAAGCGCTGCCGCTTGACTCAAACCACGTCAATACGGAAGAAGCTCGCCTGAAATACCGTTATCTGGATCTGCGTCGCCCAGAAATGGCTCAGCGTCTGAAAACACGCGCGAAAATCACCAGCCTGGTGCGCCGCTTTATGGATGATCACGGTTTCCTCGACATCGAAACCCCGATGCTGACCAAAGCCACGCCAGAAGGCGCGCGCGATTACCTGGTCCCGTCCCGCGTTCATAAAGGCAAATTCTATGCGTTGCCACAGTCTCCACAGCTGTTCAAACAGTTGCTGATGATGTCCGGTTTTGATCGCTACTATCAGATCGTAAAATGCTTCCGTGACGAAGACCTGCGTGCTGACCGTCAGCCAGAATTTACCCAGATCGACGTAGAAACCTCCTTCATGACTGCCGAACAGGTGCGTGAAGTGATGGAAGCGCTGGTGCGCGGACTGTGGAACGACGTGAAAGGTGTAGAGCTGGGTGATTTCCCAATCATGACCTTTGCTGAAGCGGAGCGTCGTTACGGCTCAGACAAACCAGACCTGCGTAACCCAATGGAGCTTGTGGACGTGGCTGACCTGGTAAAATCCGTCGAGTTCGCGGTATTTTCTGGCCCGGCTAACGATCCAAAAGGCCGTGTTGCTGCTCTGCGTGTACCGAGTGGTGCAGCTCTTAGCCGTAAACAGATTGACGACTACGGCAACTTCATCAAGATCTACGGCGCGAAAGGCCTGGCCTACATTAAGGTGACCGAGCGAGCAAAAGGTCTGGACGGTATTACCAGCCCGGTCGCGAAATTCCTGAATGTGGAAATCGTGGAAGCGATCCTTGAGCGCACTGGTGCGCAAGACGGCGACATGATCTTCTTCGGCGCAGACAACAAGAAAGTCGTTGCCGATGCGATGGGCGCACTGCGTCTGAAACTGGGTAAAGACCTCAACCTGACCGACGAAACCAAATGGGCTCCGCTCTGGGTTATCGACTTCCCAATGTTTGAAGAAGACGGCGAAGGTGGTTTGACTGCAATGCACCACCCATTCACCTCACCGAAAGACATGACGGCTGCTGAACTGAAAGCTGCTCCGGAAGATGCGGTAGCTAACGCCTATGACATGGTCATCAACGGCTACGAAGTGGGTGGCGGTTCCGTGCGTATTCACAGCGGTGAAATGCAGCAGACGGTGTTTGGTATTTTGGGTATCAACGAGACAGAACAGCGTGAGAAGTTTGGCTTCCTGCTGGATGCGCTGAAATACGGTACGCCGCCGCACGCAGGTCTGGCGTTTGGTCTTGATCGCCTGACCATGCTGCTGACCGGCACTGACAACATTCGTGATGTTATTGCCTTCCCGAAAACCACAGCAGCGGCGTGTCTGATGACTGAAGCGCCGAGCTTTGCTAACCCGGCCTCTCTGACTGAACTGGGCATCCAGGTTTTGCCGAAAGTGTCAAAAGAGATTTCGGAGAACGAATAA